A single window of Salvia splendens isolate huo1 chromosome 6, SspV2, whole genome shotgun sequence DNA harbors:
- the LOC121809972 gene encoding cell number regulator 6-like produces the protein MAEDHPSRYVKLTKDQAPMEDIKPGELNLPIDVPQLHVRKCNECGQPLPDSYQAPADEPWTTGIFGFAEDAESCKTGLFCPCVLFGRNVEQLREDTPWTGPCICHAIFIEGGIAVAATTAALHGFVDPRTCFLIGEGFFFGWWMCGIYTGLVRHSLQKKYHLKNSPCDPCLVHYCLHCCALCQEHREMKSRLSEYSVEPMTLVNPPPVQEMNAADDGRDSASTSAYGNDQVKIEMQAL, from the exons ATGGCGGAGGATCACCCCTCGCGTTATGTCAAATTGACCAAGGATCAGGCGCCCATGGAGGACATCAAACCCGGCGAGCTCAATCTGCCCATTGATGTGCCTCAG TTGCATGTTCGAAAGTGTAATGAATGTGGGCAGCCTCTACCTGATAGCTACCAAGCTCCGGCTGATGAACCCTGGACTACCGGCAtatttggttttgcagaagaTGCAGAAAGTT GTAAGACAGGACTATTTTGCCCTTGTGTTCTGTTTGGCCGCAACGTTGAACAACTAAGAGAAGATACTCCATGGACTGGACCTTGCATTTGTCATGCTATCTTTATAGAGGGTGGCATTGCTGTTGCTGCAACAACCGCTGCTCTACACGGTTTTGTTGACCCAAGGACATGTTTTCTCATTGGCGAGGGTTTCTTTTTTGGTTGGTGGATGTGTGGAATCTACACCGGCCTAGTGAGGCATTCACTGCAGAAGAAATATCATCTCAAG AATTCGCCATGCGACCCTTGCTTGGTGCACTACTGCCTGCACTGTTGTGCCTTGTGCCAGGAGCACCGGGAGATGAAGTCACGCCTATCGGAGTATTCTGTGGAACCGATGACCTTGGTCAATCCACCTCCAGTTCAGGAAATGAATGCTGCTGACGATGGTCGGGATTCAGCATCAACCTCTGCCTATGGAAACGACCAGGTTAAAATCGAGATGCAGGCTCTATAG
- the LOC121809199 gene encoding zinc finger protein 2-like gives MECESGSGSGSPPNNAQGATTKRFPCLYCSRKFHSSQALGGHQNAHKKERNAVKSQKRSCEQHSIATFPPPPLFPTVGVRRPFQPYIGGGGDAVERLWKMNVMRCSGVETESDGGCELGIGDHKLDLSLRL, from the coding sequence ATGGAGTGTGAGAGTGGGAGTGGAAGTGGAAGTCCACCAAACAATGCACAAGGTGCAACAACAAAACGTTTCCCTTGTTTATACTGTTCAAGAAAGTTTCACAGTTCGCAAGCATTGGGCGGCCATCAAAACGCGCACAAGAAGGAACGAAACGCTGTCAAAAGCCAAAAGAGGAGCTGCGAGCAGCACTCTATAGCCACctttccgccgccgccgctttTCCCTACCGTTGGCGTTCGCAGGCCTTTTCAGCCGTAtatcggcggcggcggagatgcGGTGGAGCGGCTTTGGAAAATGAATGTCATGAGATGCAGTGGTGTAGAAACTGAAAGTGATGGTGGCTGTGAGTTGGGGATTGGGGATCACAAGCTTGATTTGTCTCTTCGTTTGTAA